In one Drosophila pseudoobscura strain MV-25-SWS-2005 chromosome X, UCI_Dpse_MV25, whole genome shotgun sequence genomic region, the following are encoded:
- the LOC117184836 gene encoding serine-rich adhesin for platelets-like isoform X21: MQLIVFIRLLLVVAAVVASSQPQSYYCKRYEAAVQSSQHWCEKQIGIFPAYFLCLFSCNKRHQLSVFDCHFRIKEKNSYPLCNDLYCSAVSMPLPPQPTTTTPPPPTAPTAYTTSIWPSTVSTQQSTEGVSDSLATGNGTTNATISSTPLATSDDSTSGESTSKAPATTVSTSQTQKDVFTDEAKDEPSDTSTVSRIDSTEYNTSDALSDAATDESTDTSTVSRIDSTEYTTSDALSDAATDEPSDTSTVSRIDSTEYTTSDAATDESTDTSTVSRIDSTEYTTSDALSDAATDESTDTSTVSRIDSTEYTTSDALSDAATDESTDTSTVSRIDSTEYTTSDALTDAATDESTDTSTVSRIDSTEYTTSDALSDAATDEPSDTSTVSRIDSTEYTTSDAATDESTDTSTVSRIDSTEYTTSDALSDAATDESTDTSTVSRIDSTEYTTSDALTDAATDESTDTSTVSRIDSTEYTTSDALSDAATDESTDTSTVSRIDSTEQSTSDASTTDTATDEPSDRSTVSRIDSTEYNTSDAPTDAATDEPSDTSTVSRIDSTEYNTSDALTDAATDESTDTSTVSRIDSTEQSTSDASTTDTATDEPSDRSTVSRIDSTEYNTSDAPTDAATDEPSDTSTVSRIDSTEYNTSDALTDAATDESTDTSTVSRIDSTEYTTSDALTDAATDEPSDTSTVSRIDSTEYTTSDALSDAATDESTDTSTVSRIDSTEYTTSDALTDAATDEPSDTSTVSRIDSTEQSTSDASTTDTATDEPSDRSTVSRIDSTEYNTSDAPTDAATDEPSDTSTVSRIDSTEYNTSDALTDAATDESTDTSTVSRIDSTEQSTSDAATTDTATDEPTDTSTVSRIDSTEYTTSDALTDAATDEPSDASTVSRIDSTEQSTSDAATTDTATDEPTDTSTVSRIDSTEYNTSDALTDTASDETTDTSTVSRIDSTEYNTSDALTDAATDESTDTSTVSRIDSTEQSTSDAATTDTATDEPTDTSTVSRIDSTEYNTSDALTDTASDETTDTSTVSRIDSTEQSTSDAATTDTATDEPTDTSTVSRIDSTEYNTSDALTDTASDETTDTSTVSRIDSTEYNTSDALTDAATDESTDTSTVSRIDSTEQSTSDAATTDTATDEPTDTSTVSRIDSTEYNTSDALTDTASDETTDTSTVSRIDSTEYNTSDALTDAATDTSTVSRIDSTEQSTSDAATTDTATDEPTDTSTVSRIDSTEYNTSDALTDTASDETTDTSTVSRIDSTEYNTSDALTDAATDESTDTSTVSRIDSTEQSTSDAATTDTATDEPTDTSTVSRIDSTEYTTSDAATTDTATDEPSDASTVSRIDST, from the exons ATGCAACTTATAGTTTTCATTCGGCTGCTGCTCGTGGTAGCCGCCGTGGTAGCAA GTTCGCAGCCGCAGTCGTACTACTGCAAGCGATATGAAGCCGCTG TACAAAGCTCCCAGCATTGGTGCGAGAAACAGATTGGCATATTTCCCGCCTATTTCCTATGCTTATTCAGCTGCAACAAAAGACACCAATTGAG CGTTTTCGATTGCCATTTCCGCATCAAGGAAAAGAACAGCTATCCACTGTGCAATGATCTATACTGCAGCGCCGTGAGCATGCCCTTGCCCCCCCAGCCGACCACCACaacgccaccaccaccaacagctCCAACGGCATACACTACGAGTATTTGGCCATCGACAGTCAGTACACAACAATCCACCGAGGGAGTTTCCGACAGTTTAGCGACCGGAAACGGTACAACCAACGCTACGATCTCCAGTACGCCATTGGCGACCTCAGACGACTCAACAAGTGGCGAAAGCACCTCCAAAGCACCCGCTACAACAGTGTCAACAAGTCAAACCCAAAAAG ATGTATTTACAGATGAAGCAAAAGACGAACCATCAGATACATCAACCGTCTCACGAATAGACTCAACAGAATATAATACATCAGATGCACTTTCGg atgcagcaacagatgaATCAACAGATACATCAACCGTCTCACGAATAGACTCAACAGAATATACAACATCAGATGCACTTTCGgatgcagcaacagatgaACCATCGGATACATCAACCGTCTCACGAATAGACTCAACAGAATATACAACATCAgatgcagcaacagatgaATCAACAGATACATCAACCGTCTCACGAATAGACTCAACAGAATATACAACATCAGATGCACTTTCGgatgcagcaacagatgaATCAACAGATACATCAACCGTCTCACGAATAGACTCAACAGAATATACAACATCAGATGCACTTTCGgatgcagcaacagatgaATCAACAGATACATCAACCGTCTCACGAATAGACTCAACAGAATATACAACATCAGATGCACTTACGgatgcagcaacagatgaatcaacagatac ATCAACCGTCTCACGAATAGACTCAACAGAATATACAACATCAGATGCACTTTCGgatgcagcaacagatgaACCATCGGATACATCAACCGTCTCACGAATAGACTCAACAGAATATACAACATCAgatgcagcaacagatgaATCAACAGATACATCAACCGTCTCACGAATAGACTCAACAGAATATACAACATCAGATGCACTTTCGgatgcagcaacagatgaATCAACAGATACATCAACCGTCTCACGAATAGACTCAACAGAATATACAACATCAGATGCACTTACGgatgcagcaacagatgaATCAACAGATACATCAACCGTCTCACGAATAGACTCAACAGAATATACAACATCAGATGCACTTTCGgatgcagcaacagatgaATCAACAGATAC ATCAACCGTCTCACGAATAGACTCAACAGAACAATCAACATCAGATGCATCAACAACAGATACAGCAACAGATGAACCATCAGATAGATCAACCGTCTCACGAATAGACTCAACAGAATATAATACATCTGATGCACCTACGgatgcagcaacagatgaACCATCGGATACATCCACCGTCTCACGAATAGACTCAACAGAATATAATACATCAGATGCACTTACAgatgcagcaacagatgaATCAACAGATACATCAACCGTCTCACGAATTGACTCAACAGAACAATCAACATCAGATGCATCAACAACAGATACAGCAACAGATGAACCATCAGATAGATCAACCGTCTCACGAATAGACTCAACAGAATATAATACATCTGATGCACCTACGgatgcagcaacagatgaACCATCGGATACATCCACCGTCTCACGAATAGACTCAACAGAATATAATACATCAGATGCACTTACAgatgcagcaacagatgaATCAACAGATACATCAACCGTCTCACGAATAGACTCAACAGAATATACAACATCAGATGCACTTACGgatgcagcaacagatgaACCATCGGATACATCAACCGTCTCACGAATAGACTCAACAGAATATACAACATCAGATGCACTTTCGgatgcagcaacagatgaATCAACAGATACATCAACCGTCTCACGAATAGACTCAACAGAATATACAACATCTGATGCACTTACGgatgcagcaacagatgaACCATCGGATACATCAACCGTCTCACGAATAGACTCAACAGAACAATCAACATCAGATGCATCAACAACAGATACAGCAACAGATGAACCATCAGATAGATCAACCGTCTCACGAATAGACTCAACAGAATATAATACATCTGATGCACCTACGgatgcagcaacagatgaACCATCGGATACATCCACCGTCTCACGAATAGACTCAACAGAATATAATACATCAGATGCACTTACAgatgcagcaacagatgaATCAACAGATACATCAACCGTCTCACGAATAGACTCAACAGAACAATCAACATCagatgcagcaacaacagataCAGCAACAGATGAACCAACAGATACATCAACCGTCTCACGAATAGACTCAACAGAATATACAACATCAGATGCACTTACAgatgcagcaacagatgaACCATCAGATGCATCAACCGTCTCACGAATAGACTCAACAGAACAATCAACATCagatgcagcaacaacagataCAGCAACAGATGAACCAACAGATACATCAACCGTCTCACGAATAGACTCAACAGAATATAATACATCAGATGCACTTACAGATACAGCATCAGATGAAACAACAGATACATCAACCGTCTCACGAATAGACTCAACAGAATATAATACATCAGATGCACTTACAgatgcagcaacagatgaATCAACAGATACATCAACCGTCTCACGAATAGACTCAACAGAACAATCAACATCagatgcagcaacaacagataCAGCAACAGATGAACCAACAGATACATCAACCGTCTCACGAATAGACTCAACAGAATATAATACATCAGATGCACTTACAGATACAGCATCAGATGAAACAACAGATACATCAACCGTCTCACGAATAGACTCAACAGAACAATCAACATCagatgcagcaacaacagataCAGCAACAGATGAACCAACAGATACATCAACCGTCTCACGAATAGACTCAACAGAATATAATACATCAGATGCACTTACAGATACAGCATCAGATGAAACAACAGATACATCAACCGTCTCACGAATAGACTCAACAGAATATAATACATCAGATGCACTTACAgatgcagcaacagatgaATCAACAGATACATCAACCGTCTCACGAATAGACTCAACAGAACAATCAACATCagatgcagcaacaacagataCAGCAACAGATGAACCAACAGATACATCAACCGTCTCACGAATAGACTCAACAGAATATAATACATCAGATGCACTTACAGATACAGCATCAGATGAAACAACAGATACATCAACCGTCTCACGAATAGACTCAACAGAATATAATACATCAGATGCACTTACAGATGCAGCAACAGATACATCAACCGTCTCACGAATAGACTCAACAGAACAATCAACATCagatgcagcaacaacagataCAGCAACAGATGAACCAACAGATACATCAACCGTCTCACGAATAGACTCAACAGAATATAATACATCAGATGCACTTACAGATACAGCATCAGATGAAACAACAGATACATCAACCGTCTCACGAATAGACTCAACAGAATATAATACATCAGATGCACTTACAgatgcagcaacagatgaATCAACAGATACATCAACCGTCTCACGAATAGACTCAACAGAACAATCAACATCagatgcagcaacaacagatacagcaacagatgaaccaacagatacatcaaccgtctcacgaatagactcaacagaatatacaacatcagatgcagcaacaacagataCAGCAACAGATGAACCATCAGATGCTTCAACCGTCTCACGAATAGACTCAACATAA
- the LOC117184836 gene encoding serine-rich adhesin for platelets-like isoform X3, with the protein MQLIVFIRLLLVVAAVVASSQPQSYYCKRYEAAVQSSQHWCEKQIGIFPAYFLCLFSCNKRHQLSVFDCHFRIKEKNSYPLCNDLYCSAVSMPLPPQPTTTTPPPPTAPTAYTTSIWPSTVSTQQSTEGVSDSLATGNGTTNATISSTPLATSDDSTSGESTSKAPATTVSTSQTQKDEAKDEPSDTSTVSRIDSTEYNTSDALSDAATDESTDTSTVSRIDSTEYTTSDALSDAATDESTDTSTVSRIDSTEYTTSDALSDAATDESTDTSTVSRIDSTEYTTSDALTDAATDESTDTSTVSRIDSTEYTTSDALTDAATDESTDTSTVSRIDSTEYTTSDALSDAATDESTDTSTVSRIDSTEYTTSDTLSDAATDESTDTSTVSRIDSTEYTTSDALSDAATDEPSDTSTVSRIDSTEYTTSDAATDESTDTSTVSRIDSTEYTTSDALSDAATDESTDTSTVSRIDSTEYTTSDALSDAATDESTDTSTVSRIDSTEYTTSDALTDAATDESTDTSTVSRIDSTEYTTSDALSDAATDEPSDTSTVSRIDSTEYTTSDAATDESTDTSTVSRIDSTEYTTSDALSDAATDESTDTSTVSRIDSTEYTTSDALTDAATDESTDTSTVSRIDSTEYTTSDALSDAATDESTDTSTVSRIDSTEQSTSDASTTDTATDEPSDRSTVSRIDSTEYNTSDAPTDAATDEPSDTSTVSRIDSTEYNTSDALTDAATDESTDTSTVSRIDSTEQSTSDASTTDTATDEPSDRSTVSRIDSTEYNTSDAPTDAATDEPSDTSTVSRIDSTEYNTSDALTDAATDESTDTSTVSRIDSTEYTTSDALTDAATDEPSDTSTVSRIDSTEYTTSDALSDAATDESTDTSTVSRIDSTEYTTSDALTDAATDEPSDTSTVSRIDSTEQSTSDASTTDTATDEPSDRSTVSRIDSTEYNTSDAPTDAATDEPSDTSTVSRIDSTEYNTSDALTDAATDESTDTSTVSRIDSTEQSTSDAATTDTATDEPTDTSTVSRIDSTEYTTSDALTDAATDEPSDASTVSRIDSTEQSTSDAATTDTATDEPTDTSTVSRIDSTEYNTSDALTDTASDETTDTSTVSRIDSTEYNTSDALTDAATDESTDTSTVSRIDSTEQSTSDAATTDTATDEPTDTSTVSRIDSTEYNTSDALTDTASDETTDTSTVSRIDSTEQSTSDAATTDTATDEPTDTSTVSRIDSTEYNTSDALTDTASDETTDTSTVSRIDSTEYNTSDALTDAATDESTDTSTVSRIDSTEQSTSDAATTDTATDEPTDTSTVSRIDSTEYNTSDALTDTASDETTDTSTVSRIDSTEYNTSDALTDAATDTSTVSRIDSTEQSTSDAATTDTATDEPTDTSTVSRIDSTEYNTSDALTDTASDETTDTSTVSRIDSTEYNTSDALTDAATDESTDTSTVSRIDSTEQSTSDAATTDTATDEPTDTSTVSRIDSTEYTTSDAATTDTATDEPSDASTVSRIDST; encoded by the exons ATGCAACTTATAGTTTTCATTCGGCTGCTGCTCGTGGTAGCCGCCGTGGTAGCAA GTTCGCAGCCGCAGTCGTACTACTGCAAGCGATATGAAGCCGCTG TACAAAGCTCCCAGCATTGGTGCGAGAAACAGATTGGCATATTTCCCGCCTATTTCCTATGCTTATTCAGCTGCAACAAAAGACACCAATTGAG CGTTTTCGATTGCCATTTCCGCATCAAGGAAAAGAACAGCTATCCACTGTGCAATGATCTATACTGCAGCGCCGTGAGCATGCCCTTGCCCCCCCAGCCGACCACCACaacgccaccaccaccaacagctCCAACGGCATACACTACGAGTATTTGGCCATCGACAGTCAGTACACAACAATCCACCGAGGGAGTTTCCGACAGTTTAGCGACCGGAAACGGTACAACCAACGCTACGATCTCCAGTACGCCATTGGCGACCTCAGACGACTCAACAAGTGGCGAAAGCACCTCCAAAGCACCCGCTACAACAGTGTCAACAAGTCAAACCCAAAAAG ATGAAGCAAAAGACGAACCATCAGATACATCAACCGTCTCACGAATAGACTCAACAGAATATAATACATCAGATGCACTTTCGgatgcagcaacagatgaATCAACAGATACATCAACCGTCTCACGAATAGACTCAACAGAATATACAACATCAGATGCACTTTCGgatgcagcaacagatgaATCAACAGATACATCAACCGTCTCACGAATAGACTCAACAGAATATACAACATCAGATGCACTTTCGgatgcagcaacagatgaATCAACAGATACATCAACCGTCTCACGAATAGACTCAACAGAATATACAACATCAGATGCACTTACGgatgcagcaacagatgaATCAACAGATACATCAACCGTCTCACGAATAGACTCAACAGAATATACAACATCAGATGCACTTACGgatgcagcaacagatgaATCAACAGATACATCAACCGTCTCACGAATAGACTCAACAGAATATACAACATCAGATGCACTTTCGgatgcagcaacagatgaATCAACAGATACATCAACCGTCTCACGAATAGACTCCACAGAATATACAACATCAGATACACTTTCGg atgcagcaacagatgaATCAACAGATACATCAACCGTCTCACGAATAGACTCAACAGAATATACAACATCAGATGCACTTTCGgatgcagcaacagatgaACCATCGGATACATCAACCGTCTCACGAATAGACTCAACAGAATATACAACATCAgatgcagcaacagatgaATCAACAGATACATCAACCGTCTCACGAATAGACTCAACAGAATATACAACATCAGATGCACTTTCGgatgcagcaacagatgaATCAACAGATACATCAACCGTCTCACGAATAGACTCAACAGAATATACAACATCAGATGCACTTTCGgatgcagcaacagatgaATCAACAGATACATCAACCGTCTCACGAATAGACTCAACAGAATATACAACATCAGATGCACTTACGgatgcagcaacagatgaatcaacagatac ATCAACCGTCTCACGAATAGACTCAACAGAATATACAACATCAGATGCACTTTCGgatgcagcaacagatgaACCATCGGATACATCAACCGTCTCACGAATAGACTCAACAGAATATACAACATCAgatgcagcaacagatgaATCAACAGATACATCAACCGTCTCACGAATAGACTCAACAGAATATACAACATCAGATGCACTTTCGgatgcagcaacagatgaATCAACAGATACATCAACCGTCTCACGAATAGACTCAACAGAATATACAACATCAGATGCACTTACGgatgcagcaacagatgaATCAACAGATACATCAACCGTCTCACGAATAGACTCAACAGAATATACAACATCAGATGCACTTTCGgatgcagcaacagatgaATCAACAGATAC ATCAACCGTCTCACGAATAGACTCAACAGAACAATCAACATCAGATGCATCAACAACAGATACAGCAACAGATGAACCATCAGATAGATCAACCGTCTCACGAATAGACTCAACAGAATATAATACATCTGATGCACCTACGgatgcagcaacagatgaACCATCGGATACATCCACCGTCTCACGAATAGACTCAACAGAATATAATACATCAGATGCACTTACAgatgcagcaacagatgaATCAACAGATACATCAACCGTCTCACGAATTGACTCAACAGAACAATCAACATCAGATGCATCAACAACAGATACAGCAACAGATGAACCATCAGATAGATCAACCGTCTCACGAATAGACTCAACAGAATATAATACATCTGATGCACCTACGgatgcagcaacagatgaACCATCGGATACATCCACCGTCTCACGAATAGACTCAACAGAATATAATACATCAGATGCACTTACAgatgcagcaacagatgaATCAACAGATACATCAACCGTCTCACGAATAGACTCAACAGAATATACAACATCAGATGCACTTACGgatgcagcaacagatgaACCATCGGATACATCAACCGTCTCACGAATAGACTCAACAGAATATACAACATCAGATGCACTTTCGgatgcagcaacagatgaATCAACAGATACATCAACCGTCTCACGAATAGACTCAACAGAATATACAACATCTGATGCACTTACGgatgcagcaacagatgaACCATCGGATACATCAACCGTCTCACGAATAGACTCAACAGAACAATCAACATCAGATGCATCAACAACAGATACAGCAACAGATGAACCATCAGATAGATCAACCGTCTCACGAATAGACTCAACAGAATATAATACATCTGATGCACCTACGgatgcagcaacagatgaACCATCGGATACATCCACCGTCTCACGAATAGACTCAACAGAATATAATACATCAGATGCACTTACAgatgcagcaacagatgaATCAACAGATACATCAACCGTCTCACGAATAGACTCAACAGAACAATCAACATCagatgcagcaacaacagataCAGCAACAGATGAACCAACAGATACATCAACCGTCTCACGAATAGACTCAACAGAATATACAACATCAGATGCACTTACAgatgcagcaacagatgaACCATCAGATGCATCAACCGTCTCACGAATAGACTCAACAGAACAATCAACATCagatgcagcaacaacagataCAGCAACAGATGAACCAACAGATACATCAACCGTCTCACGAATAGACTCAACAGAATATAATACATCAGATGCACTTACAGATACAGCATCAGATGAAACAACAGATACATCAACCGTCTCACGAATAGACTCAACAGAATATAATACATCAGATGCACTTACAgatgcagcaacagatgaATCAACAGATACATCAACCGTCTCACGAATAGACTCAACAGAACAATCAACATCagatgcagcaacaacagataCAGCAACAGATGAACCAACAGATACATCAACCGTCTCACGAATAGACTCAACAGAATATAATACATCAGATGCACTTACAGATACAGCATCAGATGAAACAACAGATACATCAACCGTCTCACGAATAGACTCAACAGAACAATCAACATCagatgcagcaacaacagataCAGCAACAGATGAACCAACAGATACATCAACCGTCTCACGAATAGACTCAACAGAATATAATACATCAGATGCACTTACAGATACAGCATCAGATGAAACAACAGATACATCAACCGTCTCACGAATAGACTCAACAGAATATAATACATCAGATGCACTTACAgatgcagcaacagatgaATCAACAGATACATCAACCGTCTCACGAATAGACTCAACAGAACAATCAACATCagatgcagcaacaacagataCAGCAACAGATGAACCAACAGATACATCAACCGTCTCACGAATAGACTCAACAGAATATAATACATCAGATGCACTTACAGATACAGCATCAGATGAAACAACAGATACATCAACCGTCTCACGAATAGACTCAACAGAATATAATACATCAGATGCACTTACAGATGCAGCAACAGATACATCAACCGTCTCACGAATAGACTCAACAGAACAATCAACATCagatgcagcaacaacagataCAGCAACAGATGAACCAACAGATACATCAACCGTCTCACGAATAGACTCAACAGAATATAATACATCAGATGCACTTACAGATACAGCATCAGATGAAACAACAGATACATCAACCGTCTCACGAATAGACTCAACAGAATATAATACATCAGATGCACTTACAgatgcagcaacagatgaATCAACAGATACATCAACCGTCTCACGAATAGACTCAACAGAACAATCAACATCagatgcagcaacaacagatacagcaacagatgaaccaacagatacatcaaccgtctcacgaatagactcaacagaatatacaacatcagatgcagcaacaacagataCAGCAACAGATGAACCATCAGATGCTTCAACCGTCTCACGAATAGACTCAACATAA